A genomic region of Carassius carassius chromosome 13, fCarCar2.1, whole genome shotgun sequence contains the following coding sequences:
- the LOC132156125 gene encoding uncharacterized protein LOC132156125 isoform X2 has protein sequence MPQRKRALVPINARRRAKADEDYFPFNCLPVECQLHVLSFLSEVDKCNSALVCASWSCLVRSGKLWRVADYSRRGVFNLGQEGLLVSNREFERWKAWVHHYTHHLISRGASLLTLKASFDLGDQCNKWGDLLSHLLENVHCRDLSHLDLNWTFTLLEPLDLRVHTSSSSHQENITKMDQVNNFHILLARLVHSCPRISKMRLHFDWSETSVALITQFQHLRILELKYFWVFKGVSPNTLQMLAKSLPNLKSLTLHVLVPLRNLGISYTLESLSLEFLDVSPSLVFSCLNLPALRELRAKKIVRGITLDRRTRLQIQSRWPCLYQVLREGTPKLQALNNERLLPSWKEQSYRELTSILQQSCYCLQHLDSWLW, from the coding sequence ATGCCTCAACGGAAGAGAGCCCTTGTTCCCATAAATGCAAGGAGAAGGGCTAAAGCTGATGAAGATTACTTCCCTTTCAACTGTCTACCGGTGGAATGTCAACTCCATGTGCTCTCATTCCTCAGCGAGGTGGACAAATGCAACTCGGCCCTTGTGTGTGCGAGCTGGAGCTGCTTAGTGCGCTCTGGGAAGCTCTGGAGAGTTGCAGACTATTCCCGCCGTGGGGTGTTTAATTTGGGCCAGGAGGGTCTGCTCGTCTCCAACAGAGAGTTTGAGCGCTGGAAAGCTTGGGTTCACCATTACACACATCATCTAATATCCCGTGGGGCTAGTTTGCTTACTCTGAAGGCCAGTTTTGATCTAGGGGACCAGTGCAATAAATGGGGCGATCTCCTGTCACATCTTCTAGAGAACGTGCATTGCCGGGATCTCAGTCATTTAGACTTGAACTGGACATTTACGCTGCTGGAACCTCTCGACCTCCGTGTCCACACAAGTTCTAGTTCTCATCAAGAGAATATTACCAAGATGGACCAGGTTAACAACTTTCACATTCTCCTAGCCAGGCTGGTCCACAGCTGTCCCAGGATTTCCAAAATGCGCCTGCACTTCGACTGGTCCGAAACATCCGTTGCGCTGATCACTCAGTTCCAACACCTCCGTATCTTAGAATTGAAGTACTTTTGGGTATTCAAAGGGGTCAGTCCGAACACTTTACAGATGCTGGCAAAATCGCTGCCTAATCTAAAATCCCTCACGCTCCATGTTCTTGTTCCGCTGCGAAATCTAGGCATCTCGTACACCCTTGAATCCCTTTCGCTCGAGTTCCTTGATGTGTCACCCAGTCTGGTCTTCTCCTGCCTCAACCTCCCAGCGCTGCGAGAGCTGCGGGCGAAAAAGATAGTTCGGGGCATTACTTTGGACCGTCGGACTCGACTACAGATACAGAGCCGATGGCCCTGCTTGTATCAGGTCTTACGTGAAGGGACACCAAAACTTCAGGCCCTTAACAATGAAAGACTCCTTCCCAGCTGGAAAGAGCAAAGTTACAGAGAGCTGACATCAATCCTCCAGCAGTCTTGCTACTGTCTTCAGCATTTAGACAGCTGGCTTTGGTGA
- the LOC132156125 gene encoding uncharacterized protein LOC132156125 isoform X1, with protein MCTCGSVRACFRGAATASHRLSQINTFKWNSGTTKYFCSVKRLSVRARQKDDLEELNQALTNMPQRKRALVPINARRRAKADEDYFPFNCLPVECQLHVLSFLSEVDKCNSALVCASWSCLVRSGKLWRVADYSRRGVFNLGQEGLLVSNREFERWKAWVHHYTHHLISRGASLLTLKASFDLGDQCNKWGDLLSHLLENVHCRDLSHLDLNWTFTLLEPLDLRVHTSSSSHQENITKMDQVNNFHILLARLVHSCPRISKMRLHFDWSETSVALITQFQHLRILELKYFWVFKGVSPNTLQMLAKSLPNLKSLTLHVLVPLRNLGISYTLESLSLEFLDVSPSLVFSCLNLPALRELRAKKIVRGITLDRRTRLQIQSRWPCLYQVLREGTPKLQALNNERLLPSWKEQSYRELTSILQQSCYCLQHLDSWLW; from the exons ATGTGCACTTGCGGATCAGTGCGCGCGTGTTTCCGTGGAGCAGCAACTGCATCCCACCGACTCTCAcaaattaacacttttaaatgGAACAGTGGAACAACTAAGTATTTTT GTTCAGTTAAACGTCTCTCAGTGAGAGCAAGACAAAAGGATGATCTTGAAGAGTTAAACCAAGCCCTGACAAACATGCCTCAACGGAAGAGAGCCCTTGTTCCCATAAATGCAAGGAGAAGGGCTAAAGCTGATGAAGATTACTTCCCTTTCAACTGTCTACCGGTGGAATGTCAACTCCATGTGCTCTCATTCCTCAGCGAGGTGGACAAATGCAACTCGGCCCTTGTGTGTGCGAGCTGGAGCTGCTTAGTGCGCTCTGGGAAGCTCTGGAGAGTTGCAGACTATTCCCGCCGTGGGGTGTTTAATTTGGGCCAGGAGGGTCTGCTCGTCTCCAACAGAGAGTTTGAGCGCTGGAAAGCTTGGGTTCACCATTACACACATCATCTAATATCCCGTGGGGCTAGTTTGCTTACTCTGAAGGCCAGTTTTGATCTAGGGGACCAGTGCAATAAATGGGGCGATCTCCTGTCACATCTTCTAGAGAACGTGCATTGCCGGGATCTCAGTCATTTAGACTTGAACTGGACATTTACGCTGCTGGAACCTCTCGACCTCCGTGTCCACACAAGTTCTAGTTCTCATCAAGAGAATATTACCAAGATGGACCAGGTTAACAACTTTCACATTCTCCTAGCCAGGCTGGTCCACAGCTGTCCCAGGATTTCCAAAATGCGCCTGCACTTCGACTGGTCCGAAACATCCGTTGCGCTGATCACTCAGTTCCAACACCTCCGTATCTTAGAATTGAAGTACTTTTGGGTATTCAAAGGGGTCAGTCCGAACACTTTACAGATGCTGGCAAAATCGCTGCCTAATCTAAAATCCCTCACGCTCCATGTTCTTGTTCCGCTGCGAAATCTAGGCATCTCGTACACCCTTGAATCCCTTTCGCTCGAGTTCCTTGATGTGTCACCCAGTCTGGTCTTCTCCTGCCTCAACCTCCCAGCGCTGCGAGAGCTGCGGGCGAAAAAGATAGTTCGGGGCATTACTTTGGACCGTCGGACTCGACTACAGATACAGAGCCGATGGCCCTGCTTGTATCAGGTCTTACGTGAAGGGACACCAAAACTTCAGGCCCTTAACAATGAAAGACTCCTTCCCAGCTGGAAAGAGCAAAGTTACAGAGAGCTGACATCAATCCTCCAGCAGTCTTGCTACTGTCTTCAGCATTTAGACAGCTGGCTTTGGTGA